From the Anaeromyxobacter dehalogenans 2CP-1 genome, the window CCACGACAGCTTGTAGACCACCACCATGGGCCGGAGCATGAGCCCCGCCTCCAGGGTGGAGGTCCCGCTCTTCACCAGCGCCGCGTCGCTCGCGCCGACCACCTCCTCGGTGCGGCCGTCCACCAGTCGCACCTCCAGCGTGCGGTGGGCCGCGAGGTACGGCTCGAGCGCGGCGCGGTCCAGCGTGGGCGCCACCGGGACCACGAACTGCGCATCCGGGTGGGCCGCGCGCAGCCGCTCGGCGGCCTGGAGCATCGGCGGGAGCAGGCGCTTCAGCTCGGACGGGCGGCTGCCCGGGACCATGGCGATGGTGGTCCGGGAGGCGGGGAGGCCCAGCGCCGATCGGTAGGCCTCGGCCGGCCCGGGCGGCGGGCGCTCGGCGAACGGGTGGCCGACGAAGCGGGCCGACACCCCGGTGCCTTCGTAGAAGCGCTCCTCGAAGGGGAGGATGCACAGCATCCGGTCCACCACCCGCGCGATCTTCTTCGCGCGGCCCTGGCGCCAGGCCCAGATGGTCGGCGACACGTAGTAGACCACCGGGATCCCGAGCTTCTTGAGGCGCGCCGCGAGCCGGAGGTTGAAGTCCGGCAGGTCCACCAGGAGCGCGGCCCTGGGGCGGCGCTCGGCGGCGGCGCGGCCGAGCATCCGCAGGATCCCGAGGATCCGCGGGATGCGGGGGAGGACCTCGGCGAGGCCCATCACCGAGATGTCCTCGGCCGGCGCGAGCGCCTCGAGCCCCGCCTCGCGCAGCCGCGGCCCGCCCACGCCGAAGGCGGTGATCCCGGGGCGGAGCCGCTGCAGCTCGTGGAGGGTCCGGGCCGCGTGAAGGTCCGCGCTGGCCTCGCCCGCCACGATCAGGATCTGGTCCGTCAAGCGCGGGCTATATAGCACGCCGCCCCCGGGCGGTCTGGCTCCGGAGGCCGATCCGTGATGTGCTGTCGCACATGGATGGGGGAACCGCGGGCGCGCGGGCGCGCGAGGTGGGATGGCTCGCGGCCACGCTGGCGGCGCTGCTGCTCGCGCTCGTGCTCGAGCACTACGTCATCCACGAGCAGATGATCCTGCCGTGGATCGCGGTGTCGCCCGAGGTGCCGCCCTGGATGATCGGCGCCCAGGTGGTCCCGGAGATCATCGTCTGCTTCCTGTTCGGCTGGCGCCTGCGCGGCCTGGGCTGGATCGTGATCTACGGGGCGGCCGCCGCGGCGCTCCGGCAAGGGTTCTACGCGCTCCTCACCCGCATCGGCGCGAGCGGGCACCCGGAGACGCTGTTCGGCCCCCCGTCCGAGTTCGCGCGCACCGCGCCGCTCGTGGCGGTGATGTACTTCCTGGCGTTCGGGCTCGCCTCGATGGGCGCCCGCGAGCCCGGTCCCCTCCCCGGCGCGCGCTCCCGGCCCTGAGCCGGCGTCCCTCGCCCGCGGCCCGGCCCGATCGCGGGCCGCCCGCGCTCGGAGCGCGTGAATCCATCCCCGGACCGAGCCAGGCGGTCGAGCCGCGAGCAGCGCGAGGCGCGACGACCGAGCATGCCCGTCGGCATGTGAGGGAGGAGCAACGACGCGATGCGACGCGGATCGGCCGCCGCGGCGACGGGAGGGGATGGGTTCACGTGCTCTCAGCGCCGGCAGCGCTCCATGCAGTGCACCAGGCCGCGCAGGTTCTCCTCGGCGATCCGGTAGCGCGCGAACCCGTCCTCGCGCGCGGCCGCCACCAGGCCGTGCTCGCGCAGCACCCGGAGCTGCTGCGAGACGATGACCGGGTCGGCGCCGAGCCGACCTGCCAGGCCGCCGACGGTCTCGTCGCCCTGGCAGAGCAGGGCCACGAGCCGCAGGCGGAGCGGATGGGCGACGGCCTTCAGGACCGCGGCGACGCGCTCGGCGCGCTCGGGGTCGGCGTAGACGGGCGGCGGGGGTGCGGACACGGGCGGACTCTAGCGGTAGCGCCGCCCGCGAGAGGCGCGGCGAGGTGCCGCGCCGAGGGGCCCGGGACGCGCCGGGCTACCCGCAGCCGCCGGAGATCTTCTTCTTCGCGCCGCCGGCCTTCGCCTTGCCTCCGGCCTTCAGCAGGTCCGGCCGGAAGTCGAGCCGCGCCAGCGTCTGGAGCGCCTCGACGCCCGAGGCCACGCGGTCGGGCGAGGGCGCCGAGAGCGCGGCCTGCGCCGCCGCCAGCGCCTCGGCGTAGCCCGCCGGCGGCGCCGCCTCGGCGAACAGCGGCACCGGCAGCGCCAGCGCCAGGTACCAGGCGCGCGCGCCGTCCACGAGGTAGTGGACCCGCGCGCCCGGGTCGGCGCGCCGCGCCTCCTGCACCAGCCGGAGCGCGACCTCGTCCTTCCCGGCGTAGACGAGCGTGAACGGCCGGCCGCGGGCGCGCGCCAGCACGTCGTCGGCGGACGCGCCCGGCAGGCTCTCCGCGCCGGGCAGGTGGTAGCGGGCGTAGGCGTCGGCGGGACGGACGTCCAGCACCGCGGCCCGGCCCGCCGCCTGGACCACCCCGGCGGCGGCCTTCCACACGTCGAGCGCGGCGTCCGCCGGCGGCGGCGTCAGGTCGGCCGGGAGCTCGGCGCGGGCCGAGTGCCCGGTGGCGAGCGCCAGCACGAGGTAGGCGGCGGCCGCGGCGACGAGCGCGGCGGCCCCGGTCCGGTTCGTGATCCTCACGGCGCCCTCCTCTCCGCGGCGGCGGCGCCGGACGGCACCGACTGCGGCCCCTGCCCCGCCGGCGCGGCGCGGCGGTTCACCCACCGCTCGATGCGGCCCACCGCCCAGAACGCGCCCACCGCGAGCAGCGCCACCGCGAACACGACCACGCCGGACGGGAGGCGCAGCCACTCGTGCAGCAGGACCCGGCCGCGGCCGCCGGCGTCGGCGAGCGGCGCGAACGTGTCGGCGCCGAGCGTGTACACGAGCGTGCCGACGAGCAGCCCGCCGATGAACAGGAGCGCGTCGAGCTTGCCGGAGACCGCCCCCACCAGCGAGGTGCCCGGGCAGTAGCCGCCCACGATGAAGCCGGCCCCGACCAGGAGCCCGCCCACCGCCTGGGCGGCCGGGAAGGTGTCGAGGATGCCGAGCGTGGAGAGCGGCACGACGCCGGCGAGGTCGAGGAAGTAGACGCCGACCATGGCCGTGACGATGGCGGTGAACATCACCCGCAGCACGCGGAAGTCGCGCCCGTAGAAGACGGCGGCGAGGTTGCGGGCGGTGCCGAAGCCGGCGCGCTCCAGCGCGAAGCCGAAGCCCATGCCCACCAGCACCGAGACGATCATCTCGACGGGGTGCGAGAACCGGAGGACGACGGAGAGAGGGCCTTCCACGGCGTGCCTCCTAGATCCACTGACGGCGCACGAACCACGCGAGGGCGTACGCGCCGCCGAAGACGCAGAGCATGAACAGCCAGCTCCCCAGCGCGAGCTGCGCGCCGCCGGTGAGCGCCTGACCGCTGGTGCAGCCGCGCGCGAGCTGCGCGCCGAAGCCCGCCAGCGCCCCGCCCGCGCCCGCCAGCACCCACCGCCAGCGCCGGTCCGCGCGCGGGCCCATCACCGTCTCGGCCCTGAAGCGCCGCGCGGTGAGCACCGCGATCCCGCCGCCGAGCAGCGTGCCGGCGGTGAGCCACACGATCCAGTCGTCCATCGAGGCGCGCGCCGGGTCGGCGAAGAACCGGCCCACGCTGACGTTCTCCTCCGTCCAGGTGGGGGAGGCGGCGTGCAGCCCGGCCGCCACCACGTGCTTGAACGACCCGCTCGCGCCCAGGCCGCGCCCGGTCAGCACGAAGCTGGCGAGGAGCACCAGGCCCAGCAGGAAGCCGGCCTTGTACGGGTTCCAGTACGGTCGCTGCTCCACGTCACTCCTCCTTCGCGTCCGGGGCGCCGGGCGCCCCGGGGTGCGGCTCGTTCGCGGCCCTCGCCACCCACTTCGCGCTGTGGCGGGCCGCGTGCGCGAGGTCGATCCGGCCGGTGATCATCGAGCGGAGCGCGGGCCGCTCGTCGGCGATGACCACCGCCATGGTGAGGTGGACCGCCAGGCCGGCGACCACGAGCGCGATGGCGAGCCCGTGCACCACGACGGCCGCCGAGACCACCTCCGCGGGTCCGAGGTGGAACGTCATCACCAGCCCGCTCGCGACGATGGTCGCGGTGGCGACCAGCACCAGCACCGCGAACAGCTTCTGGCCGGCGTTGTACTTGTCCTGCGGCGGGAGCGGGCCGCGCCACGCGCCCGCCATGGCGAGCGGCTTCCGGACCAGCCAGGCGAGGTCGTCGCGCGTCACCCGCACGTCGTCCCGGACGTGCCGGAGGCCGCCCTTGAACAGCAGGAACAGCGGGATCACCACCGCGGCCCAGGCCAGCCCCCAGCCGACGTGGAGCCTGAGGAGCGCGGCCCGCCCGCCCAGCGCGCCGGCGACGGCGCCCGCGACCTCGGGGCCGAGCAGCGCGAAGCGCGCCGCGGAGAGCAGGCCCACGCCGCTGACGACCAGCGCGATCCAGGAGAGCGCGTTCAGCCAGTGGAGCGCGCGCAGGCCGGCCGGGTGGCGGTGCAGCGTGCGCGGCGGCGCCGCCGGCAGCGCGCAGGCGCCCTCGGCCTCCTCGCGACGCACGCGGTCCATCCTCGCCTTCAGGTTCACGAGCAGCCCGCCGCCGATCGAGAGCGCGCCGAGCCCCGGGACCACCGCGCGCGTGAGCGGTCGGGCCGCGCCGTCCCAGGCCGAGGTGAGCCAGGCGGTCCGCGGTGGGCGGGCGATGCCCTGGGCGAGCACGACGTCGCGGGCACGGTCGCCGGCGTAGAGCGTGCGCGGCCGGACGTCGATCCCGGGCACCGCCAGCGGGCGCGCGACGCGCGCCGCGGCGGCGACGGAGATGGCCGACCCGGGGTCGTCGAGGTCGCCGAACACGCGGCACTCGGCCGGGCAGGTCTCGACGCACGCCGGCCGCTCGCCGCGCGCGACGAACGGCGCGCACAGGTTGCACTTCTCGACCACGTGCTTCACCGGGTCCACGTGGCGCGCGCCGTACGGGCACGCGGCGACGCAGGTGCCGCAGCCGATGCACACGTCCGCGTCCACCACCACCACGCCGTTCGCGTCCACGTACGTCGCGCCGGACGGGCAGTCCACCGTGCACGGGTGCGCCTCGCACTGCATGCACAGGCCCGGGAAGAACGTGACGGCGAGGTCGCCCCCGGCGCGCGTCCCGGTCTCGAAGGTGTGGACCCAGTCGCGCGCCGCGCCGGGGCCGGAGTCCCACTGCTCCTTGCAGGCCGACACGCAGGCCTTGCAGCCCACGCACAGGTCGAGGTCGATCAGCATCGCGTGGCGCACGGCGCCTCCCGTTCGTGTGGGGCCCGTTGCGAGGCACACGATGGCGTCGCCGAGCCGGGCACACGAGGACCGAGCAGCGCAGGCGTGCCCGTCGGCACGTCGAGCAGCGCAGGGACGAGCCTGCCCGGCGCAGGCGGCCAGCGTGCGCCGCAGCAGGGCTCTACGCGGACGGGCGGCGCCATCATCAGGCAACCTCCGCCCGGCGCACCGTGACGAGCTGGGTGCGCATGCCGGTCGAGCCGCTGATGGGGTCGACCACGTAGTCGTCGATCACCGCGCCGTCGTCGCCGCCGCGCCCGCGCGCCCGGTGGAGCCGGTGGGCCCAGTGGCCGAAGCCGTGGACCATGTACACGGCGCCGTCCGGGATCCGCTCGGTGACGTGCAGCGCGAGCGGTCCGGTCTCGCTGCCGTGGGCGTTGCCCACCATGACCCGCTCCCCGGCCGCGAGGCCGAGCGCGGTCGCGTCCGCCGGGCTCATCCAGAGCGTGTTCTCGGGCTCGAGGTCGAACAGGATGGGGTTGTTCTGGGTGCGGCCGAACGTGTGGAGCGGGCTGCGGCCGTAGAGCAGCCGGAAGCGCCCGGGCGGCGGCGGCGGGGGTCCCTTCCACACCGGGAGCGGGTCGAAGCCCGCGTCGGCGAGCCGCTGCGACCAGAGCTCGATCCTGCCGGACGGCGTGTGGAAGCGGTACGCCTCGCCGTCGCCCAGGTAGAGCGGCGTCTTGCGGGGGACGAGCGCGATCCCGTCGCGCCTCAGCTGGTCGAGCGACAGGCCGGCGGAGGCGAGACGGACCTCGAGGTACTCCTCGAACGTCGCCCACGGGAAGAAGTCGCCCACGCCGAGCGCGGTCCCGAGCTCCTTCGCGATCCGCCACGCGGGCCGCGTGTCGTGCGGCGAGGCCACCGCCGGCTGGCGCAGGCCCACGTACGGCGTGCGCGTGAAGCCGAGCGAGAGGTCGTCGTAGCGCTCGAGGTAGGTATCCTCCGGGAGCAGCACGTCGGCGTACTGGGTGATCTCGGTGGGCGCGACGTCGCAGACCACCAGCAGGTCGAGGTTCGCGATCGCCTCGCGCGTCTCGCGCACGTTGGGCATCGCCTGCACCAGGTTCGTGCCGTGCACGAACCAGCCCTTCACCGGGTACGGCTTGCCGGTGCGGGTGGCGTCGCGAAGGCCGTTGGTGGTGACCTCCTCCGCGAACGGGAAGCGGCCGGCGGCCTGGTCCACGTTCCGGGGCAGGTCCGGGAAGTCCGGCGTGGGGTAGTCGTCGACGGTCGCGCGCTCGGTCCGGTAGGTCGACCCGGGTCGCCACCAGGCGCCGAGCAGCGCGGAGAGGATCGCCTGGGCGCGCGCGCGCTGCGTGTCCTCCTCGCCGTACCAGGCGGTGTGCCGGCCGGGGTGGACGACCACCGCCGGCATCGCGTTCACCATCAGGCGATACGCGTCCACGATCCGCTGCGCCGGCACGCCGGCGCGCTCGGCCGCCCAGGCCGGGTCGAACGGCGCCACGTGGGCCGCCAGCCGGTCGAAGCCGGTGGTGCGGGCCTCCACGAAGGCGCGATCGTAGGTGCGCTCCGCGACGAGCAGGTGGAGCCAGGCCAGGATCACCGCGGTGTCGGCGCCCGGGCGGATGGGCAGCCAGACGTCGGCCTTCGAGGCCACGGTGGAGAGGCGCGGATCCAGCACCACCAGGGACGCGCCGCGGACCCGCGCCCGCACCAGCTCCTGCACCTGGCCGTTGTGCGCGTTCTCGCCGAGATGCGACCCGAACAGCACGACCGCGCGCGCGTTCTCCAGGTCGATCGGCTCGGGCGAGACCAGCTTCTCGCCGAACGTGAGCTGGTAGCCGACGTTGCGGGCGCCCTTGCACTGCGCGTACGAGGGGCCCGCGTAGTTGGGCGAGCCGTACGCCACCAGCATCTGCCGGAGCAGGGGCCCGCCGCTGCCGTGATAGAAGAGCGCGAGCGCCTCGGCGCCGTGGCGCGCCTTGATGTCGCCGAAGCCCCGCGCGACGATCTGGTAGGCCTCGTTCCACCCGGCGCGGCGGAACTTCCCCTCGCCGCGTGCGCCGGTCCGGATCAGCGGGTGCGTGAGCCGGTCCGCGTCCACGACCGACGCCGCGCCGGCCTGCCCGCGCCCGCACAGCTTCCCGTTCGCGTTCGGATACCGCGGGTGGCCGCGCAGCGAGTGCACGCGGTTCTTCCGCACGCGCGCCACCGCCCCGCAGTTCCAGAAGCACAGCTCGCAGAAGGTGGGGACCTCGCGCTCCGGCGGCAGGGCGTCGTCCGCCTGCGCGAGGCCGAACGCCTCCGCGCGATCGGGCGCCGCCGCGGCGCCCGCGGCCGCGCCCGCCGCCGCCAGCTCCAGGAACGTCCTCCGCCCGATGCGCACGCCGTCCTCCGCCATCTCGCGCTCCCCGCCGGCGGCACCGCCGACCACCGCGATGGAGCCGCGAACGGCCGCGGTGGATTCTCGCCCGGATCCGATTTTCGCGTGTGATTTCAGCGACACGCAGCGCTTGCGCCGGCGGCCGCTGCGCCGCAGCGCTTGCGCCCGCCCCCGCGAAAAGCTCGCGCCCACCGGGGCCTTGAGCCTGAACGTCCGTTCCGGTACGCATCCGGCATGACCCCGCGCGCCGCCTGGAACCCGCCCAACCCGTGGGCCGCCGCCGAGATCGAGTGGGACGACGGCCCGCCCCCCGCGCGGATCACGCTGCTCGAGGACGCGACCCGCGACGTCCTCTCCCGCAACGACAGCCCCGACATCCCGTTCCGCTGGAGCGTGAACCCGTACCGCGGGTGCATGCACGCGTGCGCGTACTGCTACGCGCGGCCGACGCACGAGTACCTGGGCATGGGCGCGGGCACCGACTTCGACACCCGCATCGTGGTGAAGCGGCGCGCGCCGGAGCTGCTCCGCGCCGCGTTCGACCGGCCCGGCTGGAAGGGCGAGGAGGTGGCGTTCTCCGGCGGGACCGACGCGTGGCAGCCGATCGAGGCGGAGCTGAGGCTCACCCGCGGCTGCCTCGAGGTGTGCGCCGCCTACCGGAACCCGATCCGCGTCGTCACCAAGTCGGCGCTGCTGGAGCGCGACCTCGACCTGCTGCAGGAGCTGGCGCGGTCCTCCCGCGTGCTGATCTCGGTGAGCCTCCCGTTCCTCGATCCGGCGCTGGCGCGCGCGCTGGAGCCCTGGGCGCCCTCCCCTGCGCGGCGGCTCCGCCTCATCGAGCGGCTGGCGCGCGCCGGGCTCTCGCCCGGCGTCCTCGTCGCGCCGGCGATCCCCGGGCTCGACGACCAGGTCCCGCGGGTGCTGGCGGCGGCGGGTGCGGCGGGCGCCGA encodes:
- the lpxB gene encoding lipid-A-disaccharide synthase, with amino-acid sequence MLYSPRLTDQILIVAGEASADLHAARTLHELQRLRPGITAFGVGGPRLREAGLEALAPAEDISVMGLAEVLPRIPRILGILRMLGRAAAERRPRAALLVDLPDFNLRLAARLKKLGIPVVYYVSPTIWAWRQGRAKKIARVVDRMLCILPFEERFYEGTGVSARFVGHPFAERPPPGPAEAYRSALGLPASRTTIAMVPGSRPSELKRLLPPMLQAAERLRAAHPDAQFVVPVAPTLDRAALEPYLAAHRTLEVRLVDGRTEEVVGASDAALVKSGTSTLEAGLMLRPMVVVYKLSWLSYAVARMLVKIAHVALVNILAGRGIVPELLQGDASPERMAAEVERLLGDRAAREAQIAALREVRASLGEPGAPLRVAEEVLGVMR
- a CDS encoding ArsR/SmtB family transcription factor — its product is MSAPPPPVYADPERAERVAAVLKAVAHPLRLRLVALLCQGDETVGGLAGRLGADPVIVSQQLRVLREHGLVAAAREDGFARYRIAEENLRGLVHCMERCRR
- a CDS encoding rhodanese-like domain-containing protein: MRITNRTGAAALVAAAAAYLVLALATGHSARAELPADLTPPPADAALDVWKAAAGVVQAAGRAAVLDVRPADAYARYHLPGAESLPGASADDVLARARGRPFTLVYAGKDEVALRLVQEARRADPGARVHYLVDGARAWYLALALPVPLFAEAAPPAGYAEALAAAQAALSAPSPDRVASGVEALQTLARLDFRPDLLKAGGKAKAGGAKKKISGGCG
- a CDS encoding YeeE/YedE thiosulfate transporter family protein, which produces MEGPLSVVLRFSHPVEMIVSVLVGMGFGFALERAGFGTARNLAAVFYGRDFRVLRVMFTAIVTAMVGVYFLDLAGVVPLSTLGILDTFPAAQAVGGLLVGAGFIVGGYCPGTSLVGAVSGKLDALLFIGGLLVGTLVYTLGADTFAPLADAGGRGRVLLHEWLRLPSGVVVFAVALLAVGAFWAVGRIERWVNRRAAPAGQGPQSVPSGAAAAERRAP
- a CDS encoding YeeE/YedE thiosulfate transporter family protein — encoded protein: MEQRPYWNPYKAGFLLGLVLLASFVLTGRGLGASGSFKHVVAAGLHAASPTWTEENVSVGRFFADPARASMDDWIVWLTAGTLLGGGIAVLTARRFRAETVMGPRADRRWRWVLAGAGGALAGFGAQLARGCTSGQALTGGAQLALGSWLFMLCVFGGAYALAWFVRRQWI
- a CDS encoding cytochrome b/b6 domain-containing protein, with the protein product MRHAMLIDLDLCVGCKACVSACKEQWDSGPGAARDWVHTFETGTRAGGDLAVTFFPGLCMQCEAHPCTVDCPSGATYVDANGVVVVDADVCIGCGTCVAACPYGARHVDPVKHVVEKCNLCAPFVARGERPACVETCPAECRVFGDLDDPGSAISVAAAARVARPLAVPGIDVRPRTLYAGDRARDVVLAQGIARPPRTAWLTSAWDGAARPLTRAVVPGLGALSIGGGLLVNLKARMDRVRREEAEGACALPAAPPRTLHRHPAGLRALHWLNALSWIALVVSGVGLLSAARFALLGPEVAGAVAGALGGRAALLRLHVGWGLAWAAVVIPLFLLFKGGLRHVRDDVRVTRDDLAWLVRKPLAMAGAWRGPLPPQDKYNAGQKLFAVLVLVATATIVASGLVMTFHLGPAEVVSAAVVVHGLAIALVVAGLAVHLTMAVVIADERPALRSMITGRIDLAHAARHSAKWVARAANEPHPGAPGAPDAKEE
- a CDS encoding molybdopterin-containing oxidoreductase family protein, whose translation is MAEDGVRIGRRTFLELAAAGAAAGAAAAPDRAEAFGLAQADDALPPEREVPTFCELCFWNCGAVARVRKNRVHSLRGHPRYPNANGKLCGRGQAGAASVVDADRLTHPLIRTGARGEGKFRRAGWNEAYQIVARGFGDIKARHGAEALALFYHGSGGPLLRQMLVAYGSPNYAGPSYAQCKGARNVGYQLTFGEKLVSPEPIDLENARAVVLFGSHLGENAHNGQVQELVRARVRGASLVVLDPRLSTVASKADVWLPIRPGADTAVILAWLHLLVAERTYDRAFVEARTTGFDRLAAHVAPFDPAWAAERAGVPAQRIVDAYRLMVNAMPAVVVHPGRHTAWYGEEDTQRARAQAILSALLGAWWRPGSTYRTERATVDDYPTPDFPDLPRNVDQAAGRFPFAEEVTTNGLRDATRTGKPYPVKGWFVHGTNLVQAMPNVRETREAIANLDLLVVCDVAPTEITQYADVLLPEDTYLERYDDLSLGFTRTPYVGLRQPAVASPHDTRPAWRIAKELGTALGVGDFFPWATFEEYLEVRLASAGLSLDQLRRDGIALVPRKTPLYLGDGEAYRFHTPSGRIELWSQRLADAGFDPLPVWKGPPPPPPGRFRLLYGRSPLHTFGRTQNNPILFDLEPENTLWMSPADATALGLAAGERVMVGNAHGSETGPLALHVTERIPDGAVYMVHGFGHWAHRLHRARGRGGDDGAVIDDYVVDPISGSTGMRTQLVTVRRAEVA
- a CDS encoding PA0069 family radical SAM protein, which encodes MTPRAAWNPPNPWAAAEIEWDDGPPPARITLLEDATRDVLSRNDSPDIPFRWSVNPYRGCMHACAYCYARPTHEYLGMGAGTDFDTRIVVKRRAPELLRAAFDRPGWKGEEVAFSGGTDAWQPIEAELRLTRGCLEVCAAYRNPIRVVTKSALLERDLDLLQELARSSRVLISVSLPFLDPALARALEPWAPSPARRLRLIERLARAGLSPGVLVAPAIPGLDDQVPRVLAAAGAAGAERAAWVLLRLPGSVAPVFEQRLRAALPDAAARVMHLVRETREGRTYDPAFPTRRRGTGAYAAVIAQVFARHASRLGLDRSEPPLDGPSPFRRPGAGGQLGLFDPT